One Indicator indicator isolate 239-I01 chromosome Z, UM_Iind_1.1, whole genome shotgun sequence genomic window carries:
- the TOPORS gene encoding E3 ubiquitin-protein ligase Topors yields MTSADKEFSEGSSFSPKASTSKLPMDTSPDSKCPICLDRFDNVAYLDRCLHRFCFRCVQEWSKNKAECPLCKQPFFSIFHTIRAEDDFKEYILSPSENRSFASPAGQRFRYHTTLTRERLMARSPSRRVLSPPDNGMLFEGLSSEPVRQQEREIQQMMRRLASRRRASAEGRAMRQIQEEDMINFRRALYRTGVRIRSIQDGGRYRDISAEFFRRNPACLHRLVPWLKRELRVLFGAHGSLVTIVQHLIMSNVTRYNLESQAFADNLKPFLLNRTEHFLHEFISFARCPFNLEAYDQHANYDCPAPSYDEGSHSDSSIITISPDMAYSQRPDNGLSVTGLGQAPWDDETPGPSYFISEEVRTTIASPLETSESSDEDSATKSGRAKLQTQLLTNADSNDSESSSDNCVIVGYVKPLAERTPEVVELSSDSEESTREEETEDMNKQEPIQCRSWSDSERSRSFSPHSLTYKEDVGSCRSCLSPAVEKAELRDDEKNKCKVKDLSPRDLSWSPSPGSDTACSLWTHRLSRRVKSRSPPPCSRNSRDSRGHRARREHRSKSQPKRRQSRSRDSSKHRSKRSSKKSRAHDTRASLKSQRGSLSHESTPSREVSRSRSRSNGHGKRRSRSRDSDRYYVRDHYQSRYQWGYAFCSRKVYRESYESSSRRRTHSDALYSRQSASPEYRIRSFIERTDPHSQRGLHERHYYCYERCRSRSRSSNRSRTPSGGTDRTKSEKPGGKRKYKTRHLENTLTETTSLERQNDPKRSFSKSSDCYKNEDSLSDNQVSSETKHKKKKKRGRSPSVEIVYEGKATDTTRHLKKKKKKHKKKHRKHRMSNSAHSSPVVITIDSDSSKEPESTECDSSVTWTGTTQINEKENESLSFYRERTECEDFHKAGEKTGGAAKK; encoded by the coding sequence ATGACTTCAGCAGATAAGGAATtttcagaaggcagcagcttctCACCAAAAGCCAGCACCAGCAAGCTGCCAATGGATACATCTCCAGATTCTAAATGCCCCATCTGCTTGGATAGATTTGACAATGTTGCATATCTGGATCGCTGTTTGCATAGGTTCTGTTTCCGCTGTGTCCAGGAGTGGtccaaaaacaaagcagaatgcCCTCTCTGCAAGCaacctttcttttccattttccataCAATTCGTGCTGAAGATGACTTTAAGGAGTACATACTCAGCCCTTCAGAGAACAGATCCtttgccagccctgctggccagaGGTTTCGCTACCATACCACCCTAACGAGGGAACGCCTCATGGCCCGTTCCCCATCCCGAAGGGTGCTGTCCCCCCCAGATAATGGGATGCTGTTTGAAGGGCTATCAAGCGAACCTGTGCggcagcaagagagagagattcagcAGATGATGAGGAGGCTGGCCTCCAGGAGAAGGGCTAGTGCAGAGGGCAGAGCCATGCGGCAGATCCAGGAGGAGGACATGATCAACTTCCGCAGAGCTCTGTACCGGACCGGTGTGCGCATCCGTAGCATTCAGGATGGTGGCCGCTATCGAGATATCTCAGCAGAGTTCTTCCGCCGCAACCCTGCCTGCCTTCACAGGTTGGTTCCTTGGCTGAAGCGAGAACTCAGAGTCTTGTTTGGTGCCCATGGATCTTTGGTCACTATTGTACAGCACCTTATTATGAGTAACGTGACTCGGTACAATCTGGAAAGCCAGGCCTTTGCTGACAATTTAAAGCCATTTCTGCTGAATCGGACTGAACATTTCTTACATGAATTCATCAGTTTTGCCCGTTGTCCTTTTAACTTAGAAGCCTATGATCAACACGCCAATTACGACTGTCCGGCTCCATCATATGATGAAGGAAGCCACTCGGACTCATCAATTATTACAATATCTCCAGATATGGCATATTCTCAACGGCCAGATAACGGTTTGTCTGTGACTGGTCTTGGTCAAGCCCCCTGGGACGATGAAACTCCAGGACCTTCCTATTTCATTTCAGAAGAGGTTCGTACAACCATagcttctcctctggagacatcaGAAAGCTCTGATGAGGACTCTGCTACAAAGAGTGGAAGAGCCAAACTGCAAACTCAGTTACTGACTAATGCTGACTCAAATGACAGTGAGTCTTCCTCAGACAACTGTGTTATTGTTGGGTATGTTAAGCCCTTAGCTGAAAGGACACCAGAAGTGGTTGAGCTGTCCTCTGATTCTGAGGAGTCCaccagagaagaggaaacagaagATATGAATAAACAGGAGCCAATCCAGTGTCGCAGCTGGAGTGATAGTGAACGAAGCAGGAGTTTCTCACCGCATTCCCTCACATATAAGGAGGATGTAGGTAGTTGTAGGAGCTGCTTATCTCCTGCAGTTGAGAAGGCAGAGCTAAGAGATGATGAAAAGAACAAATGTAAGGTAAAAGACCTGTCTCCACGGGATTTGAGCTGGAGCCCCTCCCCAGGGAGTGACACAGCATGCTCCCTTTGGACTCACAGATTATCTAGAAGAGTAAAGTCCAGGAGCCCACCACCCTGTTCACGGAACAGTCGAGACAGTCGTGGCCATCGGGCTAGAAGGGAGCATCGTAGCAAAAGCCAACCTAAAAGGAGACaatcaagaagcagagataGCAGCAAACATAGaagcaaaagaagcagcaagaagTCAAGAGCTCATGACACCAGAGCTTCCCTTAAAAGCCAGAGAGGCTCTCTAAGTCATGAGAGCACTCCATCCAGAGAAGTAAGCAGATCACGATCACGTAGCAACGGTCATGGCAAAAGGAGATCAAGAAGCAGAGACAGTGATCGCTATTACGTCAGAGACCATTATCAAAGTAGATACCAGTGGGGATATGCTTTCTGCAGTAGAAAGGTGTACAGAGAGAGCTATGAATcctccagcaggagaaggactcaTTCTGATGCTCTCTACTCAAGGCAATCTGCTAGTCCAGAATACAGGATACGATCATTTATTGAAAGGACAGATCCACATAGCCAGAGGGGACTCCATGAGAGACACTACTACTGTTATGAAAGATGCAGGTCAAGGAGTCGATCAAGCAACAGGTCAAGGACCCCTTCTGGAGGAACTGACAGAACAAAAAGTGAAAAACCTGGTGGAAAAAGGAAGTACAAAACTCGACACTTGGAGAATACGTTAACAGAGACCACAAGTCTAGAAAGGCAAAATGACCCCAAGAGAAGTTTCTCAAAGTCCAGTGACTGCTACAAAAATGAAGATAGCCTTTCAGACAATCAAGTGAGCAGCGAGACAAAGcataagaaaaagaagaaaagggggaggaGCCCAAGCGTGGAGATAGTCTATGAAGGAAAAGCCACAGACACAACAAGgcatcttaaaaagaaaaagaaaaagcataagAAGAAGCACCGGAAACACCGCATGAGTAATTCAGCGCATTCTTCTCCAGTGGTGATTACAATTGACAGTGACAGTAGCAAGGAGCCAGAAAGTACGGAATGTGACAGCAGTGTTACTTGGACAGGCACAACTCAGataaatgagaaggaaaatgagtCTCTGTCTTTTTATCGGGAAAGGACAGAATGTGAAGATTTtcacaaagctggtgagaaaACTGGAGGAGCAGCCAAAAAGTAA